A genome region from Solanum pennellii chromosome 12, SPENNV200 includes the following:
- the LOC107006700 gene encoding uncharacterized protein LOC107006700 yields MMTLTSPIDIWNYMKKEYSGDERIRGMKVLNLMSKFKLWRMKESETSRNTLTDCLVLSTRIVIFFAGSGTKETYEAKEMVNGEFVASHKTQNNDKFVKYYPPCQHSGKNGHPPYKSLKRPDAQWKNCKQLGHEAVICKIKFQKDEVVAQVTTEEKKKNTYLWQLVFQPKNLIFGCRGGFNLGEGVSCDTASSENFINKYKKLKIKKINNEQIYQSNTSYTKNERSLVG; encoded by the exons ATGATGACTCTAACATCACCAATAGATATTTGGAATTATATGAAGAAAGAATATTCTGGAGATGAAAGAATACGAGGAATGAAGGTACTAAATTTAATGAGTAAATTCAAATTGTGGAGAATGAAAGAATCAGAAACATCAAGGAATACTTTGACAGATTGCTTGGTATTGTCAACGAG AATTGTTATATTCTTTGCAGGCTCAGGAACAAAGGAGACTTACGAGGCAAAAGAGATGGTTAATGGAGAATTCGTAGCCAGCCACAAAACTCAAAACAACGACAAATTCGTGAAATATTACCCACCTTGTCAGCACAGTGGAAAAAATGGACATCCTCcatataaaagtttgaaaagaccAGATGCACAGTGGAAGAATTGCAAACAACTTGGTCATGAAGCTGTAATTTgcaaaatcaaatttcaaaaggatGAAGTTGTTGCCCAAGTCACTActgaagagaagaaaaagaacacTTATTTGTGGCAACTtgtttttcaaccaaaaaatttaatttttggatGCAGGGGCGGATTTAACTTAGGTGAAGGCGTATCATGTGACACGGCTTCGTcggaaaattttattaataagtacaaaaaactgaaaatcaaaaaaataaacaatgaacAAATATATCAAAGTAACACTTCTTACACCAAAAATGAGCGTAGTTTAGTTGGTTAA